The Streptomyces sp. NBC_00775 genome includes the window GTTACCTCGCCGACGCGGGCATCGGGCAGTACGGAACGAGCTGGCTTTCGGACACCTCCACCGTCTTCCCGGCGGCCGTGGTCGCCGACCTGTGGCGCGGTGTCCCCTTCTTCGCGATCCTGATCCTCGCCGACCTCCAGTCCGTGTCCAAGGATCTGTACGAGGCCGCCGAGGTCGACGGCGCCAGCCGCTTCCGGCAGTTCCTGCACATCACGCTGCCGCACCTGAAGGACGCCATCGTCCTGTCCACGCTGCTGCGTGCGGTGTGGGAGTTCAACAACGTCGACCTGCTCTACACGCTGACGGGCGGTGGTCCCGCGGGCGAGACGACGACCCTCCCGCTCTACATCGCCAACACCAGCGTCGACGCGCACAACTTCGGCTACGCGTCGGCCCTGACCACGGTCGCGTTCGTGATTCTGCTGTTCTGCTCGATCGTCTACCTGCGACTGAGCAAGTTCGGAGGTGGGGACAAGTGATCACCGAGGACGCCCAGTCCAACACCCGCACGGTCGTCGTGCCGGGCACCCCGGAGTCCGGCACGGGGACCGCCGTCCCGATGCGCCCCGCGGGGAAGCAGCACCGCGCCTGGGACGAGGTCCCGCGCTGGCAGATCTACGTGCCCCTCGGCATCTACCTGCTCTTCACCCTGATCCCCTTCTACTGGATCCTCCTCTTCGCGCTGCGCCCGGCCGGTTCGACCTCGCTCGTGCCCTGGCCCATGACCTTCGAGCACTTCGACAAGGTGTGGAACGAGCGCAGCTTCGGGACCTACTTCCAGAACAGCGTGCTCATCGCCGTCGCCACGCTGGTGATGACGACCGTCGTGGCGCTCGCCGGCGGCTACGCCCTCGCCCGCTTCGACTTCAAGATCAAGCGCGGCTTCATGCTGGCGCTGCTCTGCTCGCAGTTCGTGCCGGGGGCACTGCTCCTGGTGCCGCTCTTCCAGATCTTCGCCAAGCTCCAGATGATCAACTCGCTCGGCAGTGTCGTCCTCGCCGAGACGGTCTTCCAGCTGCCGCTGTCGATGATCCTCATCAGCGGGTTCATCAGGAACGTGCCGCCCTCGCTGGAAGAGGCCGCCTGGGTCGACGGCTGCAACCGCTTCAACGGCTTCCGGATCGTCGTACTCCCGTTGCTGCGGCCCGGGTTGATCGCCGTCGGCTCCTTCGCCTTCGTGCACGCCTGGAACCACTTCCTGTTCGCCCTGATGTTCCTCAGCGACCAGAGCAAGCAGACCATCCCCGTCGGCCTCAACACCCTGATGAGCTCCGACAGCGTCGACCTGGGCGCGCTGGCCGCGGGCGGCATCATCGCCGCCGTCCCCGTCGTCATCGTCTTCGCCTTCATCCAGAAGTGGCTGATCACCGGCTTCAGCGCGGGGGCGGTGAAGGGATGAGGCGCGCACGGCGGATGAGAAGCCTTCTCCAAGTGGCGTCCGTGGTCGGCCTGTTGGGAGTGGTCCTGAGCACTCCGGCCGGCGCCGACGCCCGGGACATCAGCCGCGACACCCTGGCCGCGGACGACGGCTGGGCGGCGGCGGAGGGCGGCACCACCGGTGGCGCGGCGGCCGACGACGCCCATGTCTTCACCGTACGCAGCCGTGCCGGGCTGGTCCGCGCCCTCGACGGCGGCAGCGCCACCCCGAAGATCATCAAGATCGCGGGGACGATCGACGCCAACACCGACGACGACGGCCATCACCTGGACTGCGACGACTACGCGACGGACGGGTACTCCCTCAAGGAGTACCTGGCCGCCTACGACCCCCGCACCTGGGGCTCGGCGAAGCCCAGCGGCGCGCAGGAGGAGGCCCGGCAGGCCTCGGCCGCCGCGCAGGCCGCGCGCGTCGAACTCCTCGTCGGCCCCAACACCACCATCGTCGGCCTAGGCTCCGGTGCCGTACTGAAGGGCGCCAGCCTCCAGGTCAAGAACGCGGACAACGTCATCGTCCGCAACCTCGAACTCCGCGACGCCTACGACTGCTTCCCCGTCTGGCAGCCCAACACCGGCGGCCTCGGCGACTGGAAGACGTCGTACGACACCCTCTGGCTGAGCGGCGCCACCCATGTGTGGGTCGACCACATCACCGCGAGCGACAAGGGCCACCCCGACGCCGGCG containing:
- a CDS encoding carbohydrate ABC transporter permease, with translation MRPAGKQHRAWDEVPRWQIYVPLGIYLLFTLIPFYWILLFALRPAGSTSLVPWPMTFEHFDKVWNERSFGTYFQNSVLIAVATLVMTTVVALAGGYALARFDFKIKRGFMLALLCSQFVPGALLLVPLFQIFAKLQMINSLGSVVLAETVFQLPLSMILISGFIRNVPPSLEEAAWVDGCNRFNGFRIVVLPLLRPGLIAVGSFAFVHAWNHFLFALMFLSDQSKQTIPVGLNTLMSSDSVDLGALAAGGIIAAVPVVIVFAFIQKWLITGFSAGAVKG
- a CDS encoding carbohydrate ABC transporter permease, whose amino-acid sequence is MAQAAAVAKPPAPPRRRRASATPRRLPYLLIAPAALLMLGFIAYPVISVFYYSLQNFNPTKPWRNGFAGFDNFTHAFTDDPQFWDTLTFSAKWVIVEVGLQLLFGLALALIVNQTFVGRAIGRALVFSPWAVSGVLTSAIWVLLYNSQTGITRYLADAGIGQYGTSWLSDTSTVFPAAVVADLWRGVPFFAILILADLQSVSKDLYEAAEVDGASRFRQFLHITLPHLKDAIVLSTLLRAVWEFNNVDLLYTLTGGGPAGETTTLPLYIANTSVDAHNFGYASALTTVAFVILLFCSIVYLRLSKFGGGDK
- a CDS encoding pectate lyase family protein produces the protein MRSLLQVASVVGLLGVVLSTPAGADARDISRDTLAADDGWAAAEGGTTGGAAADDAHVFTVRSRAGLVRALDGGSATPKIIKIAGTIDANTDDDGHHLDCDDYATDGYSLKEYLAAYDPRTWGSAKPSGAQEEARQASAAAQAARVELLVGPNTTIVGLGSGAVLKGASLQVKNADNVIVRNLELRDAYDCFPVWQPNTGGLGDWKTSYDTLWLSGATHVWVDHITASDKGHPDAGEPTYFGRNYLRHDGLLDITTGSDLVTVSWSRFADHDKAMLIGNSDAATGDRGRLRVTLHHNEFEGVVQRAPRVRFGQVHVYDNRYVVPAGSEYRYSLGVSTESAVYAENNAFTTPSHVEVADLVKSWNGTALHQTGTLFNGFPVDLLAIYNAYNSGSERDLTADVGWTPTLHGTIDSARQADRDVQRGAGAGRVR